The window TGATAGGCCTCGCGGCGCGCGAGGAGCGCTGCGTCGGCACCGAATTCAGGTGACACTTGCTTGCTAATGGCGGCATCAGAGCGACTCGCCGAAAGCAACAGACGTGTTTCAACCTTCCCAATCGCCAAGCCCTTCCTTTTCTCCTGGGGTACTCGCGCTGGTTGTCTCTCGGCACGCCTGGCCGCTTCCTCAATCTTACGCTCCACCTCACGTCTCGCCGCCGCCTCTGCCGCAGACCTTTCCACTTGCTTTTGCAGCTCCTCAGCGCGCCGCGCTACCTCCGCCTCTTCCATTTTCGAGCTCACGGTGTATTCCAAATACCCCGGCAGCGCGCCCGGCCGCTTCGTCTCTACGACTGCAGGCGTTTCTACTGCGGAGCCCACCTTCGAACCCGGATAAGTCGCGGCGCAACCGACAAGAAAAAGAACCGAGATCCCGGCAGCGAATAAAGATGCGAAAGTTCTCATGACTTCCCGCCCTTTTTTCATTGCATAAATGCGCGCAAACTGGGTCAGCTGACTCTGACCCAGTTTGGTCTTCTGGAACGAATTGTTCACGTCATCGTAGGTAGCTGACTCCCTGTCCGTCATGTGTGGCGACCAATACCCGCTATGCGGCTTTTTAGCCGCATAGCACTCTTTGGGTAAATTTTACAACATTTTAATATTACTAATAAAATAATGCAATTAAGGCTAATATGGAATTGAAAAATACGGCTAACCCGAATATTTCATGAAATCTTTTCATCGATAACTAAAAAATAAATGATTCCATATGCTTTGGATGAAAAATGGTCAAAAATCGAAGGTGACAAACTGTACCCCAGTCGGAAATACTCAAAAAAGGTGGCCGTTTAAATATGAAGGAAACTCTGGGAACGTCCTTGAAGAATTGGCATGCTCAGAAGTGACAACAAGTGATGATCGATAAAGGAGAATCAGGAGGCGTTCCCAATATCCTCCCCCTTCTTAAACTCAGATTATCCATAATTGAATATGGTTTAAAAATCAAGGGAAATTATTTGATGTTACAATAGGTTACAAAAGCGGTGTTTTGAAGGCGGCAAAATTGTGTAGTTTTTACACACTTCCCCCAGGCTTCGCCCCTTAGGCTACGCCGGGCAGGCTGGATGGCCCAGGCTTCGCCCTTTAGGCTACGCCGGGCAGGCTGGATGGCCCAGGCTTCGCCCTTTAGGCTACGCCGGGCAGGCTGGATGGCCCAGGCTTCGCCCTTTAGGCTACGCCGGGCAGGCTGGATGGCCCAGGCTTCGCCCTTTAGGCTACGCCGGGCAGGCTGGATGGCCCAGGCTTCGCCCTTTAGGCTACGCCGGGCAGGCTGGATGCCCAGGCTTCGCCCTTTAGGCTACGCCGGGCAGGCTGGATGCTGGATGCTCAGGGCAGGTTTTAATTAACCGCTCCAGTACCATCAAATGAGCTAGCGTTGAAAATAACATTAAAATATTATCTCACCACAGAGTCGCAGAGAGCGCAGAGTTTTTTGTTTTTTTTTTGCTTTTCGCTGAGACGCCGAAAAGCAAAACGACTCAACCCTTCGGGTAATAAAATGCCCGTATTGGCACCTCGCAACCAAAGAATTGATGGCTTTCGTCGTTTCCGCAGCGTGAGCTGCTGAGGGTTTTTCCATCGCCGGCGTCCCTGTCCCGCAAAAAGCGGGGTCAGCGGCGATGGGAAATATAAACATCTCCGCGAACTCTGTGCCTCGAATGAGCGAAGCGAATGGGCGGTGCAAAACATGCACTCATTTAGCCGCATAGCAAAGCTGGGACCATCCCGTTTCACGGGAAGGTTTAATCAGAATAATTAACCGCTCCAGTACCATATGTTTCGGGCTAGCGTATTTCCAGACAGTCTTTGGATACATGCGTATCGAACTCCACGGGGTAGCAGCCGTCAAAACAGGCCTTGCAGAAATTGCTTTCCGGATTTTCTATCCCGGTGGACTCCAGCAGGCCCTTGAGGCTCAGATAAGCGAGGGTGTCCAGGCCGAGAATGTCACGGAGTTCCGTTACGGATTTATCGGCAGCGATCAGTTCGCCCCGGGTGGAAAAATCGATCCCGTAATGACAGGGAAAGCGGTGGGGAGGCCCGGCGACGCGCATATGCATCTTCTTGACCCCTAATTCGCGCAGAGATTTTACCCTGGTTTTCACCGTGGTGCCCCTGATGATCGAATCTTCAATGATGATGATTTCTTTTCCTTTGAGGAGGTTTCTGACAGGATTCAGCTTCACCCGCACGCCGAAATCGCGCATGCTCTGGGTGGGCTGAATAAAGGTTCGGCCCACATAGTGATTTCGGATCATGGCCAGTTCAAAGGGAATCCCGGATGATTCCGAATATCCCAGGGCCGCATACGTTCCCGAATCCGGAAACGGCATGACCAGATCGGCCTCAATGGGCGCTTCCTGGGCCAGGCGCCGGCCGTGGGCTTTGCGGGTCTGATACACATTCTGGCCGTAAATGGTGCTGTCCGGCCTGGCAAAATAGATGAATTCAAAAATACAAAAAGATCTGCGATCAGCCGGCGGTGTTTTGATGCTCCTGATTCCGTTTTCATCAATGATGACGATTTCCCCGGGGTCGAGTTCGCGGATAAAATCGGCATGGACCAGATCCAGCGCACAGGTTTCCGAAGCCAGAATGTAATGACCGTTGAGCTTTCCCAGGCACAGCGGCCGAAATCCATGGGGGTCCTTGATGCCGACGACTTCGCCCTTGTTGGTCAGCATCACAAAGGAGTACGCCCCCTTGAGCCGTGATACGGTCTCGACCAGAGCACCTTCGA of the Candidatus Desulfatibia profunda genome contains:
- a CDS encoding amidophosphoribosyltransferase, giving the protein MNAMQKPREACGVFGIYGHPEGATLTYFGLYALQHRGQESAGIAVARDNSIVDHRGMGLVPDVFDVTHLEHLEGGSAIGHVRYSTTGSSILANAQPFVVRHRKRSYAIAHNGNIVNAHTLKKDLEETGSIFQTTMDSEIFLHCFVKSLKYGFEGALVETVSRLKGAYSFVMLTNKGEVVGIKDPHGFRPLCLGKLNGHYILASETCALDLVHADFIRELDPGEIVIIDENGIRSIKTPPADRRSFCIFEFIYFARPDSTIYGQNVYQTRKAHGRRLAQEAPIEADLVMPFPDSGTYAALGYSESSGIPFELAMIRNHYVGRTFIQPTQSMRDFGVRVKLNPVRNLLKGKEIIIIEDSIIRGTTVKTRVKSLRELGVKKMHMRVAGPPHRFPCHYGIDFSTRGELIAADKSVTELRDILGLDTLAYLSLKGLLESTGIENPESNFCKACFDGCYPVEFDTHVSKDCLEIR